A genome region from Psychrobacter jeotgali includes the following:
- a CDS encoding Hpt domain-containing protein gives MKNQLNEMVTLEWLLPLLTQQLSQVLESWQDSEPDFMAITQHYHQISGALTIANMPKLSRLATGLNLLTALAENKPLDSDAQNFGVFIHQLLHEQLSQYVRTGRYQNALLDRTLPELTQILQGLGQTLDDNNEQQSSSTDDLYYEFIELIDRAISASALSSESLRPAQYKQLLLVWRQQAQQLLATNTNDPQALLQLAKVSRYLWQADNINDKVSEISAVNTAYNNQHLWYLAELWLSNLAQNEVPLPNQYAKLLSALDQALEIKSNQSSEDTSTNHLIIDIYLQMGKLTHIDAHISALLSHGYQEQSASLEFLPRILTHLESVIFDLDKPQALIAPLQQIENELARRGWRLYEAQVSQILHDLKDNMDSEASFISIQWQIESQLQELYSAIMNSESAIDSQIGRVTHADTANINNNDNELEPQNDADPAMPDSSSPLSMALANIKSNFSHYVSSQQTCLSPSSEAFSKISSAFNDMNLPAAQQIIAELELLFAALSSHKSTAINNQLVENIAEGFATIELLVQGLAQHVFDQNLIQQAAQNIAKAHELTAALTAESEGNNAAFTAFVPATPIANNVTRYGDDGEIAADNHPEDIINNDETEINEAEHHKTEADKIELSDPSLEDKFQTDSIEDWLSDIPSDLLPFIHDLEPMSADADDADPDIKAIFIEEAEEVLADIIPLYAKWRENPEDLTELEEVRRGFHTLKGSGRMVGANYSAELAWAIENMLNRVLERSIVMSTDMMQLIADVLSTYPKLVDIFAQGDKDYPAIVTIWAACANAYSKQQGAQVNYIELRNKFLADNIETKSSLVDDEQPVDGMLSTIEKQGNEHKSGHHDEVDNTLKTIRTVNEVMAETPVSVGPQSEEELAFCEIFIEEAQGLLQDICNFVNIHQDDDHIEVSDAIVRAFHTLRAASGSSALAAISDISATIEYSLEQLQQQDIPMNQQHLQALSQSVALIEGYLNTYQKPALDQTEQLKKDQDQQELASLQALLDDSEDIVAAAESKLSVEQLLRLDIESLLDAEWQLVPALNNDDSLQRQAYINKVYQQIELLTTHTNESLKFTTILNALSATYQHVIAHPELATETEVQYALLAGHEQLIELFDALAASMSLKIESQVLDDLYYIVQDSNIQDNDQQQHSVKSDEVGEYERQQLIEAQIETIDTDSELLAIFLEEAQDLDRVMQQAFSTWLTDINSTAALKELQRYLHTIKGGARMVGISSIGNLTHEAETIYERLVDGRIKPTEQWAEFMQAIQDVLSLQITHISNYQQSFFANELIEQWRQFEQSGELPHKVNYHLPVDEKHSSIDAQSIVDKDEQQVVPSNTSLEQLIEDSWPNGRPDPDILEVYLEEVDELIADSSQSLKLFLTDHDDSVALQSLQRNLHTIKGGARMVAANSIADLAHEMETIYEALASQRSPITEPILKLLTSCHDWIADAIFVLKQEVNPQQPIALTSALQQFIRDSNSLQQVPTETLKQQRSAILTAQIQAQNQSQSRVEGIDSMPPVTGSFAEQEQSVNSNEMIRISGSLIEHMINLSGESAINRARIDMGMNSLTNSIGEMGATVQRLSDQLRRMEIELEAQILSQIDDAELINNEDFDPLEMDQYSSLNQLSKSLTESASDLVDINNTLLDKTRDSESLLLQLSRTQTELQDGLMNSRMVPFTRLRPRLERIVRQVASELNKSVELSIINANDEMDRTILERITSPLEHMLRNAVDHGIEDAKTRLQAGKDSKGHIRLEVSREGSEIVIDLSDDGGGIDVEAVRDKAIAQGSIDPNDTSLTDIEVMQHIFDAGLTTTNQLTQISGRGVGMDVVISEIRQLGGMVSVSSKLGKGSSFIIRVPLTVAISDALVVRAADRYYAVPLVQIERVIRINPEKLYDYYQSNATTLSIDDEDYRVRYLNEILSGHPFDELMVNSNTSLPLIIIKNRSGQKQALQVDEIAGSRIEVVVKPLGRQLSHLAGISAATIMGDGSVMFILDLIALMRNASALKNRQQVQRQVFNNKDRQVEARSTILVVDDSVTVRKVTSRFLERQGISVMLAKDGIDAIEILQETIPDLILLDIEMPRMDGFEVATQVRHSGRLKQIPIIMITSRTGEKHRQRALDIGVNDYMGKPFQENELLNKIQLLLPDKLNIGQNG, from the coding sequence ATGAAAAACCAGCTTAACGAAATGGTGACGCTTGAATGGCTGCTGCCCTTATTGACCCAGCAATTGTCTCAAGTTTTGGAAAGTTGGCAAGATTCTGAACCTGACTTTATGGCAATAACTCAGCACTATCACCAAATTAGTGGCGCTTTAACAATAGCCAATATGCCAAAACTGAGCCGTTTAGCTACTGGGTTAAATCTGCTAACAGCGCTAGCTGAGAATAAACCATTAGATAGTGATGCTCAAAACTTTGGGGTTTTTATCCATCAATTATTACATGAGCAACTAAGTCAATATGTACGAACCGGACGTTATCAAAACGCGCTACTAGATAGAACGCTTCCAGAGCTTACGCAGATTTTGCAGGGTTTAGGACAAACGCTTGATGATAATAATGAGCAGCAAAGCAGCTCTACTGACGATTTATATTATGAGTTTATAGAGCTAATTGATAGAGCTATCTCTGCCAGCGCTTTGAGCTCCGAGTCTTTGCGGCCAGCGCAATATAAGCAGCTGTTATTAGTGTGGCGCCAGCAAGCCCAGCAATTATTAGCAACTAACACCAATGATCCTCAAGCCTTGTTACAGCTGGCAAAGGTAAGCCGTTATCTATGGCAAGCGGATAACATCAATGATAAGGTCTCAGAGATATCAGCGGTCAATACCGCATATAATAATCAGCATTTGTGGTACCTAGCAGAATTATGGCTAAGCAATCTTGCACAGAATGAGGTACCACTTCCTAACCAATATGCCAAACTTCTTTCAGCTTTAGACCAAGCGCTGGAAATAAAGAGCAATCAATCTAGTGAAGATACTTCTACTAATCATTTAATAATAGATATCTATCTACAAATGGGTAAATTAACTCATATTGATGCTCATATCTCTGCACTTCTTAGCCATGGGTACCAAGAGCAGAGTGCATCGCTCGAGTTTCTGCCGAGAATATTAACCCATCTTGAAAGCGTTATTTTTGATCTAGATAAACCGCAAGCTTTAATAGCGCCCTTACAGCAAATAGAAAATGAACTGGCTCGCCGTGGATGGCGTCTTTATGAAGCTCAAGTTAGCCAAATCTTGCATGATCTAAAAGATAATATGGATTCAGAAGCGTCATTTATATCAATACAATGGCAGATCGAGAGTCAGCTACAAGAATTATATAGCGCTATTATGAATAGTGAATCCGCTATCGACAGTCAGATTGGTAGGGTTACTCACGCTGATACAGCTAATATAAATAACAATGATAATGAGCTTGAACCTCAGAACGACGCAGACCCAGCAATGCCTGATAGCTCGTCGCCTTTGTCTATGGCATTAGCGAATATTAAAAGCAATTTTAGTCACTATGTCAGCAGCCAGCAGACTTGTCTATCCCCCTCGTCAGAAGCTTTTAGCAAAATTAGTAGCGCTTTTAACGATATGAATTTACCCGCTGCCCAGCAAATTATTGCTGAGCTAGAGTTGTTATTTGCCGCACTAAGCTCTCACAAATCAACAGCAATCAATAACCAGCTTGTTGAGAATATAGCGGAGGGCTTTGCTACTATTGAGCTGTTAGTACAAGGCTTGGCGCAGCATGTCTTTGACCAAAACTTAATACAGCAAGCGGCACAAAATATTGCAAAGGCTCACGAGCTAACCGCAGCGTTGACAGCAGAGAGTGAGGGCAATAATGCTGCTTTTACAGCATTTGTACCTGCTACTCCGATAGCTAATAACGTCACGCGTTATGGAGATGATGGTGAGATTGCAGCGGACAATCATCCCGAAGATATTATTAATAATGACGAGACTGAAATTAATGAAGCTGAGCATCATAAGACTGAGGCTGATAAGATTGAGCTAAGTGATCCTTCATTAGAAGATAAGTTCCAAACAGACTCGATAGAAGACTGGCTATCAGATATCCCCAGTGATCTGCTGCCTTTTATACATGATCTAGAACCGATGAGCGCCGATGCAGATGATGCTGATCCTGATATCAAAGCTATATTTATTGAGGAAGCTGAGGAAGTATTAGCTGATATTATCCCTTTATATGCGAAATGGCGTGAAAACCCAGAAGATTTGACTGAGTTAGAGGAGGTTCGTCGTGGGTTTCATACCCTCAAAGGCTCAGGTCGAATGGTAGGCGCAAACTATAGTGCTGAGCTGGCATGGGCGATAGAAAATATGCTCAATCGGGTATTAGAGCGTAGCATTGTAATGTCGACGGATATGATGCAGCTGATCGCCGATGTGCTGTCTACTTATCCTAAGCTTGTCGATATCTTTGCTCAGGGTGATAAAGATTATCCCGCTATCGTAACGATCTGGGCTGCCTGTGCCAATGCTTATAGTAAGCAGCAAGGCGCGCAAGTTAACTACATTGAATTGCGTAATAAATTCTTAGCAGACAATATAGAAACAAAAAGCAGCCTAGTTGATGATGAGCAACCAGTCGATGGCATGCTATCTACTATAGAAAAACAAGGTAATGAGCACAAGAGCGGTCATCATGACGAGGTCGATAATACTCTTAAAACCATTCGTACCGTTAATGAGGTCATGGCTGAGACGCCTGTCTCTGTCGGCCCTCAAAGCGAAGAGGAGCTAGCATTTTGTGAGATATTTATTGAAGAGGCGCAAGGGTTATTACAAGATATATGTAACTTTGTGAATATCCATCAAGATGATGATCATATTGAAGTTAGTGATGCCATTGTACGTGCTTTTCATACCTTACGTGCAGCCTCGGGCTCAAGCGCATTAGCGGCTATTAGTGATATTAGTGCCACTATTGAATATAGCTTGGAGCAGTTACAGCAGCAAGATATTCCGATGAACCAGCAGCATTTACAAGCGTTATCACAGTCGGTTGCATTAATAGAAGGCTATCTGAATACTTATCAAAAGCCAGCTCTAGACCAAACTGAACAGCTCAAAAAGGATCAAGATCAGCAAGAGTTAGCTTCTTTACAGGCTTTGCTAGATGATTCAGAAGATATAGTGGCAGCCGCTGAGAGTAAACTGAGTGTTGAGCAATTACTAAGGCTAGATATCGAATCGTTGCTGGATGCCGAGTGGCAGCTAGTTCCTGCGTTAAATAATGACGATAGTCTTCAGCGCCAAGCTTATATTAATAAAGTTTATCAGCAAATAGAGCTATTAACGACGCATACTAATGAGTCTTTGAAATTCACCACTATTCTTAATGCTTTGAGTGCGACTTATCAGCATGTCATTGCCCACCCTGAATTAGCGACTGAGACTGAAGTGCAGTACGCTTTATTAGCGGGGCATGAACAGCTTATTGAGCTCTTTGATGCTTTAGCCGCTAGTATGTCATTGAAAATTGAGTCACAAGTGCTCGATGATTTGTACTATATAGTTCAAGATAGCAATATCCAAGATAATGACCAGCAACAGCATAGTGTTAAAAGTGATGAGGTAGGAGAGTATGAACGTCAGCAGTTAATCGAAGCTCAAATTGAAACCATCGATACAGATAGTGAGCTGTTAGCAATCTTTTTGGAAGAAGCCCAGGATTTAGACAGAGTCATGCAGCAAGCCTTTAGTACTTGGCTTACTGACATCAATAGTACAGCTGCTTTAAAAGAATTACAGCGCTACTTACATACCATCAAGGGTGGTGCGCGAATGGTGGGTATCAGTAGTATTGGTAATCTGACTCACGAAGCAGAAACTATCTATGAGAGACTAGTAGACGGCCGAATAAAACCTACAGAGCAGTGGGCAGAATTCATGCAGGCTATTCAAGATGTATTGTCGCTACAAATCACTCATATCTCCAATTATCAACAGTCATTCTTTGCTAATGAGCTTATTGAACAGTGGCGTCAGTTTGAGCAGTCTGGTGAGCTCCCGCACAAGGTTAACTATCATTTACCTGTAGATGAGAAGCACTCTAGCATCGATGCTCAATCTATTGTAGATAAAGATGAGCAACAGGTAGTTCCCTCAAATACTAGCCTTGAGCAGTTAATCGAAGACTCGTGGCCAAATGGTCGTCCTGATCCTGATATCTTAGAAGTATATCTTGAGGAGGTTGACGAGCTCATCGCCGATAGTAGTCAGTCCTTAAAACTATTTTTAACCGACCATGACGATAGTGTTGCCCTGCAATCATTACAACGTAATTTGCATACCATCAAAGGCGGTGCGCGTATGGTTGCTGCTAATAGTATCGCTGACTTAGCTCACGAGATGGAGACCATTTATGAAGCGCTTGCCAGCCAGCGTAGTCCTATAACTGAACCAATCTTAAAGCTGCTTACAAGCTGTCATGACTGGATTGCAGACGCAATTTTTGTTCTCAAGCAAGAGGTTAATCCGCAGCAGCCGATAGCGCTTACTAGCGCTTTACAACAGTTTATTAGAGATTCAAATAGCTTGCAGCAGGTACCTACTGAGACCTTAAAGCAGCAACGTAGCGCCATTCTAACAGCCCAAATTCAAGCTCAAAACCAGTCGCAGTCGAGAGTTGAAGGTATCGATAGCATGCCTCCTGTGACTGGCAGTTTTGCTGAGCAAGAACAAAGTGTCAATAGCAACGAGATGATCCGGATTTCTGGTAGTTTGATTGAACATATGATTAATCTATCTGGCGAGTCTGCGATTAACCGTGCGCGTATTGATATGGGTATGAATAGTTTGACCAATAGTATTGGAGAGATGGGCGCTACCGTACAGCGTCTATCAGATCAGCTGCGTCGAATGGAGATTGAGTTAGAAGCGCAAATTTTATCGCAAATTGATGATGCTGAACTGATCAACAATGAGGATTTTGATCCTTTAGAGATGGATCAATATTCGTCCCTAAATCAATTATCAAAGTCTTTGACTGAGTCTGCCTCTGATTTGGTTGATATTAATAATACCTTGTTGGACAAAACCCGTGATAGCGAGAGCTTATTATTGCAATTATCACGTACTCAGACAGAGCTGCAAGACGGTTTGATGAACTCGCGCATGGTGCCGTTTACTCGTTTAAGGCCTCGACTTGAGCGTATTGTCCGTCAGGTTGCAAGTGAGCTTAATAAGTCCGTAGAGTTAAGCATCATTAATGCCAATGATGAGATGGATAGAACTATTCTTGAGCGTATTACTTCACCGCTTGAACACATGCTGCGTAATGCGGTGGACCACGGAATTGAGGACGCTAAAACCCGGCTACAAGCTGGCAAAGATAGCAAAGGCCATATTAGATTAGAGGTATCACGCGAGGGTAGTGAGATAGTCATTGATCTGAGCGATGATGGCGGCGGTATTGATGTTGAAGCGGTACGTGATAAAGCGATTGCACAAGGCTCCATTGATCCTAATGATACCAGCTTGACGGATATAGAAGTTATGCAACATATCTTTGATGCTGGCTTAACTACAACTAATCAATTGACCCAAATCTCAGGGCGCGGCGTCGGTATGGATGTGGTCATTAGTGAAATTCGTCAATTAGGCGGCATGGTAAGTGTCAGCTCAAAGCTGGGCAAGGGGTCGAGCTTTATTATCCGTGTCCCTTTGACAGTCGCTATTTCTGATGCGTTAGTAGTACGAGCAGCAGATCGTTACTACGCAGTTCCATTGGTACAAATTGAGCGAGTGATACGTATCAATCCAGAAAAGCTTTACGATTATTACCAATCTAACGCTACCACCTTATCCATTGATGATGAAGACTACCGTGTTAGATATTTGAATGAAATATTATCAGGTCATCCCTTTGACGAATTGATGGTTAATAGCAACACTAGTTTGCCTTTGATTATTATCAAAAATCGTAGTGGCCAAAAGCAAGCTTTACAAGTCGATGAAATCGCTGGATCACGTATTGAAGTCGTGGTTAAACCGCTGGGGCGTCAGCTTTCGCATTTAGCGGGTATCTCTGCAGCCACCATTATGGGTGATGGGTCTGTAATGTTTATTTTAGATCTAATAGCCTTGATGCGTAATGCCTCAGCATTAAAAAATAGACAACAGGTTCAGCGTCAGGTGTTTAATAATAAAGACCGTCAAGTAGAAGCTCGCTCTACTATATTGGTTGTCGATGATTCAGTAACGGTTAGAAAGGTGACTTCAAGATTCCTAGAACGTCAAGGTATCTCGGTGATGCTCGCTAAAGATGGTATCGATGCGATCGAAATTCTACAGGAGACGATACCTGATTTGATCCTATTAGATATTGAAATGCCAAGGATGGATGGTTTTGAAGTCGCTACTCAAGTGCGTCATAGTGGGCGTTTAAAGCAAATTCCAATCATTATGATTACCTCACGTACCGGTGAAAAACATCGCCAGCGTGCGCTCGATATTGGAGTTAACGATTATATGGGTAAGCCTTTCCAAGAAAATGAGCTACTTAACAAAATACAGCTGCTATTACCTGACAAGCTAAATATTGGTCAGAATGGGTAG
- a CDS encoding methyl-accepting chemotaxis protein — translation MSDIAKSLATDVSKPAVSKPTIAVKDSNSKWKALLGLFVLAGVACLFWLINSLSNVSNYLSDINQLEVSAANIVKNVNDATFSRDADMSSQAYDALQTDVQRYQAALTSVQTEATDNKEVFAQLDTEWQANKDKIDYVLSHRNDVNALQDLRDSVAAATSELQAQYNQAIEQAVTANISGAVISDMQTQTLRAERLSTEIDKLTRSIDGTPDDFQQQANAFAETLYAQQQDYGTRLPALQDIAQTFNTVVAPVAEQLTSLNSPAIESRENARALGELATNTQAQLSEVDRDILSRSGIIWPAIIFLLSLLGVVYALSQLLKSRSISERSLIEKETLRRRQEAETESERARQIQEENERNQMAILRLLDELGDLAEGDLTVNATVSEDFTGAIADSVNFAIDQLRQLVLVINSTADRVSQSSEQTQMSAVELAEASEHQAQEIAGVSAAINDMAISIDQVSNNATESAAVAQRSVGIAYNGAEVVQRSIEGMNVIRDQIQETSKRIKRLGESSQEIGDIVSLINDIADQTNVLALNAAIQASMAGEAGRGFAVVADEVQRLAERSANATKQIETLVKTIQADTSEAVISMESTTSEVVRGARLAKDAGEALEEVQTVSNTLADLIQNISNAAQQQAESAGHISSTMDIIQDITSQTSSGTMATARSVGELSEMAAALQESVTGFKLSDDDEGLRDTNEAF, via the coding sequence ATGAGCGATATTGCAAAAAGCCTAGCTACTGATGTGAGTAAGCCAGCTGTGAGTAAGCCTACGATAGCGGTCAAAGATTCCAATAGCAAGTGGAAGGCTTTATTAGGGCTGTTTGTACTAGCTGGGGTGGCTTGTTTATTTTGGCTTATCAATTCACTATCGAACGTCAGTAACTATTTAAGTGATATTAATCAGCTAGAAGTTAGCGCGGCAAATATCGTAAAAAATGTCAATGATGCGACTTTTTCACGTGATGCTGACATGAGTAGCCAAGCATATGATGCTTTGCAGACAGACGTACAGCGTTATCAGGCGGCACTTACCTCAGTACAAACAGAGGCGACAGATAATAAAGAAGTGTTTGCCCAGCTTGATACTGAATGGCAGGCTAATAAAGACAAGATTGATTATGTTCTGAGCCATCGTAACGATGTCAACGCACTACAGGATTTAAGAGATAGTGTTGCCGCTGCAACCAGTGAGCTACAAGCGCAGTATAATCAAGCTATAGAGCAAGCGGTTACAGCTAATATTTCAGGCGCTGTTATCAGCGATATGCAAACACAAACGCTACGGGCAGAGCGCTTGAGTACTGAAATAGATAAGCTAACCCGTAGTATTGATGGGACGCCTGATGACTTTCAACAGCAAGCCAATGCTTTTGCCGAAACCTTATACGCTCAGCAGCAGGACTATGGTACGAGACTACCAGCGTTGCAAGATATTGCTCAAACTTTTAATACTGTTGTTGCTCCGGTAGCTGAACAATTAACCAGTTTAAATAGCCCGGCCATTGAATCGCGCGAAAATGCTCGAGCACTAGGAGAACTTGCAACCAACACTCAAGCTCAGTTATCTGAGGTCGATCGCGATATCTTGTCGCGTAGTGGCATTATCTGGCCGGCCATTATCTTTTTATTAAGCTTACTTGGCGTGGTATATGCTTTATCACAGCTGCTCAAGTCACGTAGTATTAGTGAGCGTAGTTTGATTGAAAAGGAGACTTTACGTCGCCGCCAAGAAGCAGAGACTGAATCAGAGCGTGCTCGTCAAATCCAAGAAGAGAATGAACGTAATCAGATGGCTATTCTACGTCTGCTTGACGAGCTTGGTGATCTAGCAGAAGGGGATTTGACGGTTAATGCTACCGTATCAGAAGACTTTACTGGCGCTATTGCTGATTCTGTTAACTTTGCAATCGATCAGCTACGCCAATTGGTATTGGTTATTAACAGTACCGCTGATAGAGTATCTCAATCCTCTGAACAAACCCAAATGAGCGCCGTTGAACTAGCCGAAGCTTCTGAGCATCAAGCACAAGAGATTGCTGGCGTGTCCGCTGCTATTAACGACATGGCCATATCGATTGATCAAGTATCAAATAACGCCACAGAATCCGCCGCAGTTGCTCAGCGCTCAGTAGGTATTGCCTACAATGGAGCAGAAGTCGTACAGCGCTCAATTGAGGGTATGAATGTTATTCGTGATCAAATTCAAGAAACCTCTAAGCGCATTAAACGCTTGGGCGAGTCCTCACAAGAGATTGGCGATATTGTAAGTCTGATTAACGACATTGCCGATCAGACCAACGTCTTGGCATTAAATGCTGCTATTCAGGCCTCGATGGCGGGTGAGGCAGGTCGTGGTTTTGCGGTAGTTGCTGATGAAGTACAGCGTTTGGCTGAACGCTCTGCTAATGCTACCAAACAGATTGAAACCCTAGTAAAAACGATTCAGGCTGATACCAGTGAAGCGGTTATATCGATGGAATCCACTACCTCAGAAGTAGTGCGCGGTGCCCGTTTAGCAAAAGATGCCGGCGAAGCCCTAGAAGAAGTGCAGACGGTTTCTAATACCCTTGCTGATCTGATTCAAAACATCTCAAACGCCGCCCAACAACAGGCTGAATCAGCGGGTCATATCTCAAGCACCATGGACATTATTCAAGATATTACCTCACAAACCTCCTCTGGTACGATGGCAACAGCACGTTCGGTAGGTGAGCTTAGCGAGATGGCAGCAGCGCTACAAGAGTCAGTGACGGGCTTTAAGCTATCGGATGATGACGAAGGGTTACGAGATACTAATGAAGCGTTTTAA
- a CDS encoding chemotaxis protein CheW: MASRGFIELLRLADLAKARKTGRKGGQGYDWRGVVFEIAGQRLVAPMGEVSEVLIMPEYTSMPLVQPWMIGIANVRGRLLPLTDLAQFLRITSQNKPISQRKVIVIDHSTIFSGLVVDQVLGIEHFTRSQYRAETIGNRSPFAPYNHGKFFKDQQEWFIFMPSLLAQDQRYIDAAIS; this comes from the coding sequence GTGGCTTCTAGAGGTTTTATTGAGCTTTTACGTTTAGCGGATTTAGCCAAAGCGCGTAAAACAGGTCGCAAGGGCGGTCAAGGTTATGACTGGCGAGGGGTAGTGTTTGAGATTGCCGGGCAGCGCTTAGTAGCGCCGATGGGCGAGGTCTCTGAGGTACTGATTATGCCAGAGTACACCAGTATGCCATTGGTACAACCTTGGATGATTGGTATTGCGAACGTTCGTGGACGCTTATTACCTTTAACTGACTTAGCACAGTTCTTGCGAATAACAAGCCAAAATAAACCGATTAGCCAACGTAAAGTAATCGTAATCGATCATAGCACCATATTCTCAGGATTAGTTGTTGATCAGGTTCTTGGTATCGAGCATTTCACCCGCAGTCAATACCGTGCTGAGACTATAGGCAACCGTTCCCCATTTGCTCCCTACAACCACGGTAAGTTTTTTAAGGACCAACAAGAGTGGTTCATTTTTATGCCCAGTTTGTTGGCACAAGATCAGCGCTATATTGATGCTGCTATTTCATAA
- a CDS encoding response regulator, with amino-acid sequence MTTVLVIDDSPSEMARFRDLLAKNNFQILEAVNGEQGCEMATEHLPDVILMDVVMPEMNGFQATRKITRGKTTSHIPVVMISTKNQETDRVWGKRQGAKEYLTKPVDEAELMRIIRTVME; translated from the coding sequence ATGACAACTGTATTAGTCATTGACGACTCACCATCTGAGATGGCGAGATTTAGAGACCTACTTGCTAAAAACAACTTCCAGATATTAGAAGCCGTTAATGGTGAGCAAGGTTGTGAGATGGCTACCGAGCATCTACCCGATGTCATCTTGATGGATGTCGTTATGCCGGAGATGAATGGTTTTCAAGCGACTCGGAAAATCACCCGTGGTAAAACCACCTCTCATATTCCCGTAGTGATGATTAGCACCAAAAACCAAGAAACTGACCGTGTATGGGGCAAACGTCAAGGCGCCAAGGAGTACTTAACCAAGCCTGTTGATGAAGCTGAGCTCATGCGCATTATTCGCACCGTGATGGAGTAA
- the pilG gene encoding twitching motility response regulator PilG gives MENNFEGLKVMVIDDSKTIRRTAETLLQKAGCEVVTAIDGFDALSKIVDNNPDIIFVDIMMPRLDGYQTCALIKNNPDYADKPVIMLSSKDGLFDKARGRIVGSDEYLTKPFSKDELFDAINHYR, from the coding sequence ATGGAAAATAATTTTGAAGGGTTAAAAGTCATGGTTATCGATGACTCAAAAACCATTCGGCGTACCGCAGAAACTTTACTACAAAAGGCGGGCTGTGAAGTAGTCACTGCTATTGATGGTTTTGATGCCTTGTCGAAGATTGTAGATAATAATCCGGATATTATTTTTGTAGACATTATGATGCCGCGTTTAGATGGCTATCAAACTTGCGCATTGATTAAGAATAACCCGGATTATGCTGATAAACCGGTCATTATGCTGTCATCAAAGGACGGTTTGTTTGACAAGGCTCGCGGTCGTATTGTCGGCTCCGATGAGTATTTGACCAAGCCATTTAGTAAAGATGAGTTGTTCGATGCTATTAATCATTATCGCTAA